In a genomic window of Flammeovirga agarivorans:
- the pnuC gene encoding nicotinamide riboside transporter PnuC — MSSLELIAVIFSITFTVLAIKENIWCWAASTISVSIYMYLCITAKLYAETGLQIFYLIMNVVGFYQWKFKRKDQEILQLSEWSLKTHIILFIIGGIGIYILASGLLKYTDAALPFVDSFTTVFSIIATFMVTRKIVSNWLYWVVIDAISVYMYYIKGFQLTSFLFIVYTLLAVWGYYQWRTEYGEKYIDHRA; from the coding sequence ATGAGTAGTTTAGAGCTTATTGCTGTTATTTTTAGTATAACTTTTACTGTCTTAGCCATAAAAGAAAATATTTGGTGTTGGGCAGCTTCTACTATATCTGTATCTATTTATATGTATTTGTGTATTACTGCAAAATTATATGCAGAAACAGGTTTACAAATATTCTACCTGATCATGAATGTAGTAGGATTTTACCAGTGGAAGTTTAAACGAAAAGATCAAGAAATATTACAATTATCAGAATGGTCTTTAAAAACACACATTATTCTTTTCATAATTGGAGGTATTGGAATTTATATCCTTGCATCTGGGTTATTAAAATATACCGATGCTGCATTGCCTTTTGTAGATTCTTTTACAACTGTATTCAGTATAATCGCCACCTTTATGGTAACTAGAAAGATCGTTTCTAATTGGTTATACTGGGTAGTGATCGATGCAATATCAGTATATATGTATTACATCAAAGGGTTTCAATTAACCTCCTTTCTATTTATTGTTTACACTCTGTTAGCTGTATGGGGTTATTATCAATGGAGAACCGAATATGGTGAAAAATATATTGATCACAGGGCCTGA
- the argH gene encoding argininosuccinate lyase: MKLWQKSTYTVNEKVDKFTVGKDRELDILLAPYDVKGSMAHATMLAEVGLLTEEDKNTLLKGLQEIYEEIEKGDFVIEDGVEDVHSQVEMLLTQRYGDVGKRLHSGRSRNDQVLLDLKLYLRDAIKNVAANTKDLFDTLIKKSDEFKDYLMPGYTHMQVAMPSSFGLWLGAYAESLVDDMVMLKAAYDITDRNPLGSAAGYGSSFPLNRTRTTELMDFQSMAVNVVYAQMGRGKTEYHVANAMASVAATVAKLSMDGCMYAGGNFGFIKFPNEFTTGSSIMPHKKNPDVLELTRARCNQITSLPTQIMAVLSNLPVGYHRDLQQIKEMLLPAFEMLNDCLEMTKLMFEKMEPTKDLLEAPIYDYLFSVEEVNKLVLQGIPFREAYVIVGEGIEKGEYNPERSVNHNHEGSIGNLGNDIIKKRMEATYSFED; encoded by the coding sequence ATGAAACTTTGGCAAAAATCCACTTACACAGTAAATGAAAAAGTTGATAAGTTTACAGTAGGTAAGGATAGAGAATTAGATATTTTACTAGCACCATATGATGTAAAAGGCTCAATGGCTCATGCGACAATGTTGGCAGAGGTAGGTCTTTTAACAGAAGAAGATAAGAATACACTTTTAAAAGGTCTTCAAGAGATTTATGAAGAGATTGAAAAAGGTGACTTTGTCATTGAGGACGGTGTAGAAGATGTACATTCTCAAGTAGAGATGTTATTGACACAGCGTTATGGTGATGTAGGAAAAAGGCTACATTCAGGACGTTCAAGAAACGACCAAGTTTTACTAGATTTAAAATTGTATTTAAGAGATGCTATTAAAAATGTAGCAGCAAATACAAAAGATCTTTTTGACACATTAATCAAGAAGTCTGACGAATTTAAAGATTACTTGATGCCTGGTTATACGCACATGCAAGTGGCTATGCCATCATCATTTGGTCTTTGGTTGGGAGCTTATGCAGAATCATTGGTAGATGATATGGTGATGCTTAAAGCTGCCTACGATATCACTGACAGAAACCCTCTGGGTTCTGCTGCAGGTTACGGTTCATCTTTCCCATTAAATAGAACAAGAACAACTGAGTTGATGGATTTCCAATCAATGGCAGTCAATGTTGTTTACGCACAAATGGGTAGAGGAAAAACGGAATATCACGTAGCCAATGCAATGGCTTCTGTAGCAGCTACAGTTGCAAAATTATCGATGGATGGTTGTATGTATGCCGGTGGTAACTTTGGTTTTATCAAGTTCCCTAATGAGTTTACAACTGGTTCGAGTATTATGCCTCATAAAAAGAACCCAGATGTATTGGAGTTAACTAGAGCAAGATGTAATCAGATTACTTCATTGCCTACCCAAATTATGGCAGTATTGAGTAATCTTCCAGTGGGATACCATAGAGATCTTCAGCAGATTAAAGAAATGTTGTTGCCAGCTTTTGAGATGTTAAACGATTGTCTTGAGATGACCAAGTTAATGTTCGAAAAGATGGAACCAACAAAAGATCTTTTAGAAGCTCCAATTTATGATTACCTATTCTCTGTTGAAGAAGTGAATAAGCTAGTATTACAGGGAATTCCATTCAGAGAGGCATATGTGATTGTTGGTGAAGGTATCGAAAAGGGAGAATACAATCCTGAAAGATCAGTTAATCATAACCATGAAGGTTCTATTGGTAATTTAGGAAACGATATTATCAAAAAACGTATGGAAGCGACATATTCATTTGAGGATTAA
- a CDS encoding helix-turn-helix domain-containing protein codes for MTLDEDKIYNIDHESEKPFPEQLAELVNGKFDGKMLTVDNKIAKATYEFFTELDNIKLVIHKSEMRSKVNVRHNPILQSNDFVYLMMLKEGEITHIYESENNIEVFGPKRQRGIMITNLKYPLINQSEATGYCEWFTILVRKTTLIDLIEGAKKEEVKKIISSNDPWLFFEPFNLEVVTALEKIFSVEEKVARKLKIYGQSLIILAETMNLLGSRKSADTSRLSVHDTARMFEVKEYITQDLSVTPNLEEICNEFGLSRSKLIRDFKAEFGRPVYKFYNHVRMEEARVMLVDKGLSVTEVSQELGFKGLSKFSDAFKNFYGMSPKTMVELSTKME; via the coding sequence ATGACTTTAGACGAAGATAAGATATATAACATAGATCATGAATCGGAAAAGCCTTTTCCAGAACAATTAGCCGAATTAGTGAATGGCAAGTTTGATGGAAAAATGCTTACTGTAGATAATAAAATAGCTAAAGCCACTTATGAGTTCTTTACCGAATTAGACAATATTAAATTGGTGATTCATAAAAGTGAAATGCGATCCAAAGTTAACGTTAGACATAATCCTATTCTCCAGAGTAATGATTTTGTATACCTAATGATGTTGAAAGAAGGGGAGATCACACATATCTATGAATCCGAAAATAACATTGAAGTTTTCGGTCCCAAAAGACAGAGAGGTATAATGATTACCAACTTAAAATACCCGTTGATTAATCAGAGTGAAGCCACTGGATATTGTGAGTGGTTTACAATTTTGGTGAGGAAAACGACCTTAATTGATTTAATAGAAGGAGCAAAAAAAGAAGAAGTCAAGAAAATCATTAGTAGTAATGATCCATGGTTATTTTTTGAACCCTTTAACCTTGAAGTGGTAACGGCTTTGGAAAAAATATTTTCTGTTGAAGAAAAAGTGGCAAGGAAATTAAAAATCTATGGACAGTCACTGATTATTCTTGCTGAGACCATGAACTTACTAGGAAGTAGAAAATCAGCGGATACGAGTAGGTTGAGCGTACATGATACGGCAAGGATGTTTGAGGTAAAAGAATACATAACTCAAGACCTTTCTGTAACTCCCAACCTAGAAGAAATTTGTAATGAGTTTGGTTTAAGCAGATCAAAATTAATCAGAGACTTCAAAGCTGAATTTGGCCGTCCTGTTTATAAATTTTATAACCATGTTAGGATGGAAGAGGCAAGAGTGATGCTTGTAGATAAAGGATTGAGTGTAACAGAAGTATCTCAAGAACTAGGCTTTAAAGGATTGTCAAAATTCTCAGATGCATTTAAGAATTTCTATGGAATGTCACCGAAGACAATGGTAGAATTGAGTACAAAAATGGAGTAA
- a CDS encoding AAA family ATPase has translation MVKNILITGPESTGKSTICIALAEQYDTLWVKEYARDYIDRLHRPYIESDLKKIGERQLEIQKINLELAHQFLFCDTGLEVIKIWSEYKYKRCDPWVIEHLSSQQFDAVFLLDIDVPWEYDEQREHPNPEDRKAILEIFKKELTDIYGGYHLINGNLSERIKKITDILKEVPD, from the coding sequence ATGGTGAAAAATATATTGATCACAGGGCCTGAATCAACAGGCAAAAGTACTATCTGCATTGCGTTAGCAGAACAATATGATACTCTTTGGGTAAAAGAGTATGCAAGAGATTATATTGATCGTTTACATCGACCGTATATCGAATCTGATCTGAAAAAGATTGGTGAGAGACAGTTAGAAATACAAAAGATCAACTTAGAATTAGCCCATCAGTTTCTCTTTTGTGATACTGGGTTAGAGGTCATAAAGATTTGGTCAGAATATAAATACAAGCGTTGTGATCCTTGGGTAATTGAACATCTATCATCTCAACAATTTGATGCTGTATTTCTACTCGATATTGATGTCCCTTGGGAATATGACGAACAAAGAGAACATCCCAATCCTGAAGATAGAAAGGCTATTCTAGAAATTTTCAAGAAAGAATTAACAGATATCTATGGTGGATATCATTTAATCAATGGTAACCTCTCCGAAAGGATAAAAAAAATTACAGATATACTAAAAGAGGTACCTGACTAA
- a CDS encoding TonB-dependent receptor has product MKKYLLFLSISILSSVNVFSQKSMFDEDSITNLDEVIISSSFLATKYTPVAYEDLLVEDISFKNIGQEPSFLLSESPSMTVYSDAGGYQGYSYFRLRGIDQSRINFTLDGVPLNEPEDQGFYFANFGDFLNSVSSMQIQRGVGTTQNGTASYGGSIQFASVNLYDSTYAKLEGGYGSFNSYRIAGEYNSGVKNDKAIYVRASHLASDNYKYNADNNSVSGFVSAGLFKEKYDLRFTTFAGNQKNGLAWAGVSQELIDEDPRTNANVNERDNFTQTFSSLSNKWSISDQSTLNTSVFYSYVDGNYDYNWLGYDTTPDTLDNYAFTSNFVGFYSNYQYETDHLKWTTGVLMDWYARDHVGTNTYDPSLFYKNTGYKNEISAFTKAMYQLGNFYFFVDLQYRYASFDYEGDVSFEKLEWNFFNPKGGVTYKIDSSWDVYYNIGKTGREPTRNDMFGGWDNLLADSTGAPQIGGTDPEYVVDQEFGVRVSKQNWNANLNGFYMSFDNEYILDGQLGPNGLPLTSNVESSIRTGVELEVTYHLNEHWKLKNSTSYNYSQVKDQGVEFSQILTPNWIVNQDILYMIHRFEIGATLRYQSESYIDNANENIIDGYFLLNARASYILNDHIQISVIGNNLTNSFYYNYGYVDVWDNNTNKYLVTAPINFYGNLTVTF; this is encoded by the coding sequence TTGAAAAAATATTTACTCTTCCTTTCAATTTCTATTCTTTCGTCTGTAAATGTATTTTCCCAAAAAAGTATGTTCGATGAGGATAGTATTACTAACCTTGATGAAGTCATCATTTCATCGTCTTTTTTAGCCACAAAATATACTCCCGTTGCTTACGAGGATTTATTGGTTGAAGATATCTCTTTCAAAAATATCGGACAAGAACCTTCTTTCCTTCTGTCTGAAAGCCCTTCTATGACCGTTTATTCTGATGCGGGTGGATATCAAGGGTATTCTTATTTTAGATTAAGGGGGATAGATCAAAGTCGAATTAATTTCACCTTGGATGGTGTTCCTTTAAATGAACCTGAAGACCAAGGCTTTTATTTTGCAAATTTTGGAGATTTTCTCAACTCAGTAAGCTCAATGCAGATTCAAAGAGGAGTAGGGACAACTCAAAACGGTACAGCTAGTTATGGTGGTAGTATACAATTTGCTTCCGTCAACTTGTACGATTCTACTTATGCTAAGCTCGAAGGTGGATATGGTTCATTTAATAGTTACAGAATTGCAGGTGAATATAATTCTGGTGTTAAAAATGACAAAGCAATATATGTTAGAGCATCTCATTTAGCTTCTGATAATTATAAATATAATGCTGATAATAATTCTGTTTCAGGTTTTGTTAGTGCTGGTTTGTTTAAAGAAAAGTACGATTTGAGGTTTACGACTTTTGCAGGTAATCAGAAGAATGGTTTGGCTTGGGCAGGTGTATCACAAGAGTTGATCGATGAAGATCCTAGAACCAATGCTAACGTTAATGAAAGAGATAACTTTACACAAACGTTTTCTTCGTTATCAAATAAATGGTCGATTTCAGATCAGTCAACATTGAACACTAGTGTTTTTTATAGCTATGTTGATGGTAATTATGATTACAATTGGCTAGGCTATGATACTACCCCTGATACACTCGACAACTATGCCTTTACCTCTAATTTTGTAGGGTTTTACTCTAATTATCAATACGAAACTGATCATTTGAAATGGACTACTGGAGTGTTGATGGATTGGTATGCTAGAGATCATGTTGGAACAAATACTTATGACCCGTCTTTATTTTATAAAAATACAGGCTACAAGAATGAAATAAGTGCTTTTACTAAAGCAATGTATCAGTTGGGTAATTTCTATTTCTTTGTTGATTTACAATATCGATATGCATCATTTGATTATGAAGGTGATGTATCCTTTGAAAAATTAGAATGGAACTTTTTTAATCCTAAAGGTGGAGTGACATATAAGATTGATTCCTCTTGGGATGTATACTATAACATTGGGAAAACAGGTAGAGAACCCACAAGAAACGATATGTTTGGAGGTTGGGATAACTTGTTGGCAGACTCAACAGGAGCTCCTCAGATCGGAGGTACAGATCCAGAATATGTTGTAGATCAAGAATTTGGAGTTCGAGTATCAAAACAGAATTGGAATGCAAACCTAAATGGTTTTTATATGAGTTTTGATAATGAGTATATACTTGATGGTCAATTAGGGCCAAATGGTTTGCCTTTAACGAGTAATGTAGAAAGTAGTATTCGAACGGGTGTTGAGTTAGAAGTGACTTATCATTTAAACGAGCATTGGAAATTAAAGAATTCGACCTCTTATAATTACTCACAAGTGAAAGACCAAGGGGTGGAATTCAGTCAAATTTTGACACCAAATTGGATTGTAAATCAAGATATTCTGTATATGATTCATCGCTTTGAAATAGGTGCTACTTTGAGGTATCAGAGTGAATCATATATTGATAATGCAAATGAAAATATTATCGATGGATACTTCTTACTAAATGCCAGAGCATCATATATTCTCAATGATCATATACAAATTTCAGTTATTGGAAATAATTTAACGAATTCTTTCTATTATAATTATGGGTATGTAGATGTTTGGGATAATAACACAAATAAATACCTTGTAACAGCCCCTATTAATTTCTATGGAAACTTAACTGTTACATTCTAA